The Yersinia entomophaga nucleotide sequence AATGTGCTGATGCCGGTTCTGGGCCTGTTGCTAGACGGCGCGGCGCTACCGGTTGCCATTAATCCGCTACAAGTGACGGTGATTGCGCTGTTGGCTATGGCCATTGCGTTGCTGTCCACGCTTTATCCTTCCTGGCGCGCTGCCGCCGCTCAACCCGCTGAGGCTTTACGTTATGAGTAACCAACCTTTATTGCAGTGCGAAAACCTGTGCAAACGCTATCAGGAAGGACAACTTCATACCGACGTATTGCGTAATGTGACCTTTACCATTCAGCCGGGTGAAATGATGGCGATCGTCGGTAGCTCCGGCTCCGGCAAAAGTACGCTGCTGCATCTGCTGGGCGGATTAGATTCGCCAACCTCCGGCGAAGTCATTTATCAGGGGCGCTCACTGAGCCAGCTTTCTTCCGCCGCCAAAGCGGAGTTACGTAACCGCGAACTCGGTTTTATCTACCAGTTCCACCATTTGCTTCCAGACTTTACCGCGTTGGAAAACGTGGCGATGCCGCTGTTGATCGGCGGGACTAAACCGGCAGAAGCGCAAGATAAAGCGCGTGCCATGTTGGCGGCGGTGGGGCTGGAGCAGCGCAGTCAGCATCGTCCTTCCGAGCTTTCCGGCGGTGAACGTCAGCGCGTGGCGATTGCCCGTTCACTGGTGAATAACCCATCGCTGGTGTTGGCGGATGAGCCAACCGGCAACCTCGATCAGCGCAACGCAGACAGTATTTTCAATCTGTTAGGTGAGCTGAACGTACGTCAGGGGACTGCGTTTCTGGTGGTTACTCATGATTTGCAGTTGGCAAATCGCATGAGCCGCCAACTGGAAATGCGTGACGGTCAGTTACAGCAAAATCTGACGTTGGTGGGAGCGGAGTAATGCGCAGTTCACCTCTTTCACTGCTAATAGGCTTGCGGTTTAGTCGTGGTCGCCGTCGCGGCGGGATGGTATCGATGATTTCGATCATTTCCACTCTGGGCATTGCCTTGGGCGTCGCGGTGCTGATTATCGGCCTGAGTGCGATGAACGGCTTCGAACGTGAGCTGAAAAACCGCGTTTTGGCCGTGGTTCCACACGGTCAGATAGCTTTTCTCGATCAACCGTTTAACGCTTGGAATGCGAGCCTGCAGCGGATCGAAAAAGTACCCGGCGTCGCGGCGGCGGCACCCTATATTGATTTCACTGGACTGATGGAAAACGGCACCCAATTACGGGCGGTGCAGGTCAAGGGCGTCAATCCGGAGCAGGAAGAAAAACTCAGCGCGTTACCACAGTTCGTGCAGAACAACGCCTGGCAAGATTTTCAGGCTGGTCAGCAGCAGGTGATTTTAGGTAAAGGGCTGGCGGACGCATTAGGGGTTAAGCAAGGTTCCTGGCTGACGGTGATGATCCCAAATAGCGATCCGGAAATGAAGCTATTGCAGCCGAAGCGTATTCGTCTGCAAGTTGCCGGCGTGTTCCAGCTCAGCGGTCAACTGGATCACAGTCTGGCGATGGTGCCCCTCAGCGATGCCCAGCAATATCTGGATATGGGCGATAGCGTGACCGGTATTGCACTGAAGTTTAATGACGTTTTCAACGCCAATAATCTCACGCGCAGCGCCGCAGAAGCCTCCAATGCTTATGTGAATTACAGCAGTTGGATCGGCACTTACGGCTATATGTATCGCGATATTCAAATGATTCGCACCATTATGTATTTAGCTATGGTGCTGGTGATGGGCGTGGCCAGTTTTAACATTGTGTCTACGCTGGTGATGGCGGTCAAAGATAAAAGCAGTGATATTGCCGTGCTGCGAACTTTGGGTGCCAAAGACGGCCTGATTCGGGCAATTTTCATTTGGTATGGCCTGCTGGCCGGGCTGGTGGGAAGTATCAGCGGCGTGGTGGTCGGTGTTGTCGCTTCATTGCAGTTAACCAATATTATCAGTGGGTTGGAAACGTTGATCGGTCATCATTTCCTGTCCAGCGATATTTATTTTATCGATTATCTACCTTCAGAACTGCATTGGTTCGACGTGGCCTGCGTATTAGCCACGGCCATTGTGCTAAGTCTGGTGGCCAGTTGGTATCCGGCCCGTCGCGCCAGCCGTATTGACCCAGCGCGGGTATTAAGCGGGCAGTAACAGCGCGATCACAATAGACGAGGAATCCGGTTGTTTTAGCCGGAACTGAATGGTACTGATAAACCGTTTACTGAATAAAGGTAAAGTTATGTATTACGGTTTTGATATGGGTGGTACCAAAATTGAAATGGGCGTGTTTGATGCCGATTTACAGCGTATTTGGCAAAAACGTGTTCCAACGCCAAAACAGGATTATCAGCAATTATTGCAGGTACTGACGGAACTCACCCACGAAGCCGATGAGTTTTGCGGCGCGCAGGGCAGCGTAGGGATCGGTATTCCTGGTTTACCCAATGACGACGGCACGTTGTTTACCGCGAACGTACTGGCGGCAATGGGCATGCCGTTGCAAGCCGATCTTTCCCGTCTGATTGGGCGGGAAGTTCGTATCGATAACGATGCCAACTGTTTCGCTTTATCCGAAGCTTGGGATCCAGAATTCCAGTCTTATCCCAGCGTGCTGGGGATTATCCTGGGCACCGGCGTTGGCGGTGGCATTATTCTCAACGGTCAGGCGATGACCGGACGTAACCATATCAGCGGTGAGTTCGGGCACTTTCGCCTGCCAATTGATGCGCTCGACGTTTTGGGTGCAGATATTCCCCGGGTTCCCTGCGGTTGCGGCCAGTACGGCTGCATTGAAAACTATATTTCAGGCCGTGGTTTTGAATGGATGTACGCCCATTTCTACGGTGAAACGCTACCCGCTACGCGCATTATCGAAAATTACTACGCCGGTAACGCACAGGCCACAGAGCATGTCGAACGTTTTATCGCCGTTCTGGCGATTTGTCTGGGGAATCTGTTGACCATTATTGACCCACATTTGGTTGTGATAGGCGGCGGATTGTCGAACTTTGAACATCTGTATCAGGCATTACCGCAGCGTTTAGCTGCGCATTTGCTCCCCGTTGCGCGTTTACCGCGTATTGAGAAAGCTCGCTATGGCGATGCTGGTGGGGTGCGTGGCGCGGCGTTCTTGCATCTGTCTGATAGAAAAACATTATAAATAAAGTAAAAGAGGCAATAGGTTATGCGCATTCGCCATCGGCTGTGTCGGTTTCGCAAGAATAAGCATCTGCGTCATCAACGTTTTCGCTCTCGTATTTTCCACCGTGATAGTTCCGCCAGTACAGAAATGAAGAAACCTTTCGTGGTCGTACTCACCGGCGCAGGTATTTCTGCTGAGTCTGGAATTCGTACTTTTCGCGCGGCGGACGGTCTATGGGAAGAACATAAAGTTGAAGACGTGGCGACGCCGGAAGGCTACCAGCGCGATCCTAAACTGGTGCAGGCTTTTTACAATGCGCGTCGGCGCCAGCTACAGCAACCGGAAGTGGCACCCAATGCTGCACATTTCGCGCTAGCAGATCTGGAGGCGGTATTAGGCGATAATTTCCTGCTGGTTACGCAAAATATCGATGATCTTCATGAGCGGGCTGGCAGTAAACGAGTGATTCATATGCACGGTGAATTACTCAAAGTACGCTGTACTCAGTCTGGTCAGGTTCTGGATTGGCCGGGCGATCTTAGCGCCGATGAGCGTTGTCATTGCTGCCAGTTCCCTGCACCGCTGCGCCCGCATATTGTGTGGTTTGGTGAAATGCCGATGGGGATGGATGATATTTATCAGGCGTTGGCTGAGGCTGATTTCTTTATTTCCATTGGTACCTCCGGCCATGTTTATCCGGCGGCAGGTTTTGTACATGAATCGGCGTTGAATGGCGCTCATACTGTAGAACTGAATCTGGAGCCGAGTCAGGTAGAAAGCCAGTTCGAGGAAAAACATTACGGCTTAGCCAGTAAAGTGGTGCCGGAGTATATCCGCGAGTTTCTTACCACTCGCGGAGAAAACCGCGAAGGCGAATAATTTCCTCAGGGATTACTGCGTTTTTTTATGCAGGGACATCTTGGCAATGTCCCTGTGTCATTTCTGTCATAGCGTTATTATTCTGGCTTAAGTTTGTTTAAAACTGACCTGACGCAATATTTGATCGTGATCACTTCCCCATAATGATATCCATCATTTTGAGGGTGGGAACCATGGACAAATTACTCGATCGCTTTTTTAACTATGTCTCTTTCGATACACAATCAAAAGCTAAGGTAAAATCCGTGCCGAGCACCGATGGGCAACGTAAGCTGGCGGCAGCGTTGCAACAAGAGCTGCTGGCCTTGGGCTTTGAGCCGGTGACCTTGAGCGAGCACGGCTGCGTGATGGCAACTTTACCGGCGAACGTTGACTGGGAAGTGCCCACAATCGGTTTTATTGCCCATTTGGATACCGCACCTGATTTCAGTGGCAAAAATGTCAATCCGCAAATTGTGGAGAACTATCGCGGCGGCGATATCGCGCTGGGCATGGGCGATGAAATTCTGTCGCCGGTCATGTTCCCAGTGTTGCACCAGTTGCTTGGACACACTCTGATTACCACCGACGGTAAAACCTTACTGGGTGCCGATGATAAGGCTGGTATTGCCGAAATCATCACCGCTATTGTGCGTCTCAAAGAGAACAATATTCCCCACGGCAAGATTCGAGTGGCGTTTACGCCGGATGAAGAAGTGGGAAAAGGCGCGCAATTCTTTGATGTAAATGCTTTTAACGCCGATTGGGCCTATACCGTGGACGGGGGCGGCGTGGGCGAGCTGGAATATGAAAACTTCAATGCGGCCTCGGTGACCATCAAAATTGTCGGCAATAATGTCCATCCCGGCAGTGCCAAAGGGGTCATGGTCAATGCGCTGTCATTGGCTACTCGTTATCATCAATCGCTTCCGGCAGATGAAACCCCAGAAAATACCGAGGGTTATCAGGGTTTTTACCATCTTCAAAGCATTAAAGGCACGGTAGAACGGGCTGAAATGCATTATATTCTGCGCGATTTCAGCCGCGATGGCTTCGAAGCTCGTAAGAAAAACATGGTGGATATTGCCAAACAGGTCGGTAAAGGGTTACATCGCGATTGCTACATCGAAATCATTATCGATGACAGTTATTACAATATGCGTGAACACATAGTGGAGCATCCGCATATTATTGAACTGGCGCAGCAGGCGATGCGTGATTGCGATATCGAACCTATTATGAAACCGATTCGTGGAGGCACCGATGGCGCTCAGCTGTCGTTCCGCGGTTTGCCTTGCCCGAATATTTTTACCGGCGGTTATAATTTCCATGGAAAACATGAATTTATTACGCAGGAAGGAATGGAACAGGCGGTGTCGGTTATTATGCGTATCGCCGAATTAACCGCGCTACGGGCCAAAAACGCTGAACCGCAGAGCGAGAAAAACGCAGCTTTGATGAAATGATATTGCGATAAATAAAGGCGTGTTTCGTATAGATTCGCCCAATAAAAACGCCCCTTAGGTCAAAACCCGAGGGGCGTTTTTTTAGCTTTAAACTGCCGGATATCTCACAAGTTAATCGCGGAAATACCAGTAGCCGCTGTTAACCAGCTCGGTCAGCGTCGCCAAGAAGGACGGCTCGTCTAACGCATCACCGAGCATTTCGGCGCTAACGCTAAAGTGTTGGCACAACGCATCGGCCGCAGGCAGGTGCGGAGTATCGATCAATTCGCCGTTAACAAAGCAATTATCACCTAGGCGAATAACCCGCAGTCCGCTCAGGCGATGTAACTCTTCACCTTGGCTCAGCAACTCATAGATCTCACCAGCCTGATAAGGCGGTTCCGGTGGCGAAATATCCAGTTCATGGCGAGACTGGGACACGAACTCGCCGAACCAGTGTTGGAAATGCTCAGGCTGTTGGAACAATTCCAGCATCATTTGGCGCAGCGTATCCATTTCCTCTGGCAATACGTCCGCCGGACGATTACGCAGTTTCAGATCTGGATCGCTATAACGCTTGCTGCCTAACTCTCTGGCCAGCACGTAATCGGCAAAGCCGCTGACCAGTTCCCGGCCGTTAGGCGCACGGAACCCGACGGAATAGTTCAGCGCGTTTTCCAACGCGTAGCCTTCGTGCGGGAATCCAGGCGGAATATACAGAATATCGCCCGGCTCCATTTCTTCATCGATAATGGCGTCGAATGGGCCGACTTGCAGTAAATCAGGATGAGGACAGTGCTGTTTCATCGGCACTTTTTCACCTACGCGCCAACGGCGGCGACCCGTACCCTGAATAATAAATACGTCATATTGATCAAAATGAGGGCCAACGCCACCGCCCGGTACGGAATAGGAGATCATCAGATCATCCATTCGCCAGTCTGATAGCGCACGGAACGGACGCATCAGCGCTGCCGATGGCTCATGCCAATGATCGACGGCCTGAACCAGCAGAGACCAATTGGTTTCCCCTAAATGATCGTAGCTCTCGAACGGCCCGTGGCTGACCTGCCAGCGACCTTCCTGATGGCTGACCAAACGGCTATCCACCTCCGTTTCCATAGCCAGACCGGCTAATTCATCGGGAGATAGGGGGTCGATAAAGTTTTTAAAGCCGCGTTTCAGGATCACGGGGCGCTTTTGCCAATAGCGTTGCAGGAAGTCTTGCCAATCCAGATCGAGTTGGTAATCCATTTTTTATCCCAGGGATTGAGTGAACTTGCGAATGATTATAACGGATGGCGCGTGACAGTATCAGGGGCAGGGCGGCAAATTTTGTAGGAATGGCACTGGATGCAGAAAATGCGGACGATTCTCTGCGTCCGCACAGAGCATTTGAGAAATTTATTTGGCAAATGAATCCGGTTATGAATTATTCGTCGTGATGCTGATCTTGCTGTCGCCCAAAGGTTACCAGCATTTTGGCTCCGCCTAAGGGACTGTCGGTAACGGAAATTCGCCCCTGGTACTGTTCAATAATTTCTGCCGCGACGGATAATCCCAGCCCTTGCCCAGGACGTAAGGTATCAACCCGCTGACCGCGTTGGAAAATCACTTCGCGCTTGCTCTCCGGAATGCCAGGGCCGTCATCGTCCACAACGATGGTGAGTTGTTTTTCCGAGTGCAGGGCGGTAATTTCCACGAACTCGAGACAGTATTTGCAGGCATTTTCCAGCACGTTGCCCATCACTTCCATAAAGTCGTTTTTCTCCCCCATAAAGGTGACCTCGGGGGAGATATCCAGAGTGAGTACGACGCCTTTACGCTGATAAACCTTGTTTAATGCACTGCATAAACTATCTAAAAGCGCCGGAACTGAATGGATTTCCCGAGCTAATACATTGTGTTCAGAGCGCATGCTAGCGCGATGGAGATAATAGCCAATCTGCTGGGAGATTCGGCTAATTTGTTCCAGCATGATAGGCTCCACTTCTTCGATAGTGGCCTGTTTGCCGGAGCGCAACGAGCGCAGCGTGGTTTGCAGCACCGCCAGCGGGGTTTTAAGACTGTGGGTCAGATCGGAAAGTGTTGTGCGATATTTGGTATAGCGCTGGCGCTCGTTGGTCAGCAAAATATTCAGGTTTCGCACCAAGCTGAGCAACTCGCGCGGCGGATTTTCATCCAACTGTTCCCGCTCGCCTTTTTCCAGCTGGCTGATTTGGCTGACCAAAGCTTTGATAGGGCGCAGGCTCCAGTACGCCGCCAGCCACAACAGGGGGACGACCAACAACAGGTTGGCGAGCAGTACATAACTAAACCAGTTCCATACCATATCCGAACGCTGTAGCTCTTGCGGAATAGTATCTACCACCACAATGGTTAAAGCGGGAAGGCGTTCGGTCGCCTGATATGCGTTGACGGAAACCGAGTGCGTTAGCGCGCTGGCGTCGGTGTCGTCGTATTTCTTCAGCTGATCCTGCGCTTTGGGGTTGTCCCCTAATACCGCGCTACTGATTTCGGTACCGGTATCCAACTCATAGAACCCGGGTTTGCTAAGCCAGCTTTTCTGAATATGAGATTCCAGTTCAGGCACATGGCGCTGTCGCCACAGAATGTTGCCGTTATGGTCATAAATCAGTACCAGCGTAGGAACATTCAGCTCCAGCTCGGGAGGAATGGTAATGCTGAGTTTGTTGTCATGCCATTGAGCCAGACTAAAGAACAGATTGCTTTCCCCCCGATGAGCGCGGAAGGTGTTTTTATCGAAGCTAACAATATAGCCCACCACCGCTACCATTCCGTAGGACAGCGAAAGCGCTAGAATCACGCCCGCCGTAGCCATCAGGAAGCGGGCGCGCAGGGAGAAAGGTTTACTGTTCGATTTAAACATGGCGATTAGTTGGCATCAAACCGGTAGCCTTGGCCACGGATAGTGGTGATAACTTCTTTTTCGTGTTCGGCCTGCAATTTTTTGCGCAAACGGCCCATTAATACATCGATGGTATGGCTTTCGCGTAGTTCAGCGTCGGGGTAGAGCTGTAGCATCAGCGTGTCTTTACTGACGACTTTGCCCGCGTTTCGAATCAAAGTTTCGATAATGGTGTATTCAAAAGCGGTCAGTTTGATTTGTTGCTGATTCACGCACAGTTCACGGCGAGAGAGATCGATAAGGAACGGCGGGAATTCGATAATCTGCGAGGCCAGACCGCTGTTGCGGCGCATCAATGCCTGCATACGGGCAATGACTTCTTCCAGATGAAAGGGCTTGGTGACGTAATCGTCGGCACCGGCTTCCAGTACCGCCACTTTATCCTGCCAGCTTTCACGGGCGGTTAATACCAAAATGGGCAACTTGGTTTGATGACTACGCCAGCGGCGARTCAGGCTTAGCCCGTCTTCACCCGGCAGGCCGAGATCGATAATGGCGATATCCGGAGCATGTTCCTGCAAAAAATAGTCGGCTTCTTTCGCATCTTCGGCGGCATCGACCTGGTGTCCCATCTCGCGCATCTGTACCGAAAGGTGATGACGCAGTAGAGCATTATCTTCTACGACTAAAACGCGCATACCAAATTCCTCAAAAAACTTGAACCGGGTAAAAACTTACCCGGAAAAATAAGGGTGAGATTGATGGATCAGAAAGTATAACGCAAACCAACCTGACCAATCTGATCGTCTACCTTCCAGTTATGGTAGGTATAACCGACTTCAGCCGCCAGACTTTGCGTTAGGGCATAGCTCGCCTCAATACGTGCTTCGTGATACATCTTGCTATCATATTCCGCCAGGCGATAGGCAACGTCTAAGCCAATGTCCTGGGTCAATTTAGTCTTGATACCGACTTCACCGGTCGCGCTGTTGTAAGCTTCTGTTTTATCGCCATCTTTCTTAACATCGTACAGCATTGCGTGGCGGCTTGCACCGGCCAGCAGGTACATATCCGCATCTGGCGTCAGAGCAAAATGATAACCCACGCCAAGCAAACCATCGCCCATACCGCGATCGTTATCTGCGATAGCGCYWWGSCKWKYKGCCATGAACAGATTGTTTTCAAAGCCATAACCGCCGTTTAAGTAGAAACCGTGCATTTTGTCGCTACCAATGTGGCTGGTGCCAGATTGGTTAAATTGCTTATCGAAACTTTGCTTATTATCAATGGAACCGAATTGAATACCCCCGGCGATAAAGGTGTAATCATCCGCGATAGCCAAAGTGCTAGTAGCGATAAGTGCCGCTGCTAATAAAGATTTTCTGAACATAACTGCTCCTATGATAGTTATTCCCTGGATGTCCGCAGGCAATTATCAACGGGAGAAACTAAACCTTTATTCAACAAGGGGG carries:
- the lolD gene encoding lipoprotein-releasing ABC transporter ATP-binding protein LolD, which codes for MSNQPLLQCENLCKRYQEGQLHTDVLRNVTFTIQPGEMMAIVGSSGSGKSTLLHLLGGLDSPTSGEVIYQGRSLSQLSSAAKAELRNRELGFIYQFHHLLPDFTALENVAMPLLIGGTKPAEAQDKARAMLAAVGLEQRSQHRPSELSGGERQRVAIARSLVNNPSLVLADEPTGNLDQRNADSIFNLLGELNVRQGTAFLVVTHDLQLANRMSRQLEMRDGQLQQNLTLVGAE
- the lolE gene encoding lipoprotein-releasing ABC transporter permease subunit LolE, giving the protein MRSSPLSLLIGLRFSRGRRRGGMVSMISIISTLGIALGVAVLIIGLSAMNGFERELKNRVLAVVPHGQIAFLDQPFNAWNASLQRIEKVPGVAAAAPYIDFTGLMENGTQLRAVQVKGVNPEQEEKLSALPQFVQNNAWQDFQAGQQQVILGKGLADALGVKQGSWLTVMIPNSDPEMKLLQPKRIRLQVAGVFQLSGQLDHSLAMVPLSDAQQYLDMGDSVTGIALKFNDVFNANNLTRSAAEASNAYVNYSSWIGTYGYMYRDIQMIRTIMYLAMVLVMGVASFNIVSTLVMAVKDKSSDIAVLRTLGAKDGLIRAIFIWYGLLAGLVGSISGVVVGVVASLQLTNIISGLETLIGHHFLSSDIYFIDYLPSELHWFDVACVLATAIVLSLVASWYPARRASRIDPARVLSGQ
- the nagK gene encoding N-acetylglucosamine kinase, which translates into the protein MYYGFDMGGTKIEMGVFDADLQRIWQKRVPTPKQDYQQLLQVLTELTHEADEFCGAQGSVGIGIPGLPNDDGTLFTANVLAAMGMPLQADLSRLIGREVRIDNDANCFALSEAWDPEFQSYPSVLGIILGTGVGGGIILNGQAMTGRNHISGEFGHFRLPIDALDVLGADIPRVPCGCGQYGCIENYISGRGFEWMYAHFYGETLPATRIIENYYAGNAQATEHVERFIAVLAICLGNLLTIIDPHLVVIGGGLSNFEHLYQALPQRLAAHLLPVARLPRIEKARYGDAGGVRGAAFLHLSDRKTL
- the cobB gene encoding Sir2 family NAD+-dependent deacetylase, whose amino-acid sequence is MRIRHRLCRFRKNKHLRHQRFRSRIFHRDSSASTEMKKPFVVVLTGAGISAESGIRTFRAADGLWEEHKVEDVATPEGYQRDPKLVQAFYNARRRQLQQPEVAPNAAHFALADLEAVLGDNFLLVTQNIDDLHERAGSKRVIHMHGELLKVRCTQSGQVLDWPGDLSADERCHCCQFPAPLRPHIVWFGEMPMGMDDIYQALAEADFFISIGTSGHVYPAAGFVHESALNGAHTVELNLEPSQVESQFEEKHYGLASKVVPEYIREFLTTRGENREGE
- the pepT gene encoding peptidase T; the protein is MDKLLDRFFNYVSFDTQSKAKVKSVPSTDGQRKLAAALQQELLALGFEPVTLSEHGCVMATLPANVDWEVPTIGFIAHLDTAPDFSGKNVNPQIVENYRGGDIALGMGDEILSPVMFPVLHQLLGHTLITTDGKTLLGADDKAGIAEIITAIVRLKENNIPHGKIRVAFTPDEEVGKGAQFFDVNAFNADWAYTVDGGGVGELEYENFNAASVTIKIVGNNVHPGSAKGVMVNALSLATRYHQSLPADETPENTEGYQGFYHLQSIKGTVERAEMHYILRDFSRDGFEARKKNMVDIAKQVGKGLHRDCYIEIIIDDSYYNMREHIVEHPHIIELAQQAMRDCDIEPIMKPIRGGTDGAQLSFRGLPCPNIFTGGYNFHGKHEFITQEGMEQAVSVIMRIAELTALRAKNAEPQSEKNAALMK
- a CDS encoding cupin domain-containing protein, which encodes MDYQLDLDWQDFLQRYWQKRPVILKRGFKNFIDPLSPDELAGLAMETEVDSRLVSHQEGRWQVSHGPFESYDHLGETNWSLLVQAVDHWHEPSAALMRPFRALSDWRMDDLMISYSVPGGGVGPHFDQYDVFIIQGTGRRRWRVGEKVPMKQHCPHPDLLQVGPFDAIIDEEMEPGDILYIPPGFPHEGYALENALNYSVGFRAPNGRELVSGFADYVLARELGSKRYSDPDLKLRNRPADVLPEEMDTLRQMMLELFQQPEHFQHWFGEFVSQSRHELDISPPEPPYQAGEIYELLSQGEELHRLSGLRVIRLGDNCFVNGELIDTPHLPAADALCQHFSVSAEMLGDALDEPSFLATLTELVNSGYWYFRD
- the phoQ gene encoding two-component system sensor histidine kinase PhoQ, which encodes MFKSNSKPFSLRARFLMATAGVILALSLSYGMVAVVGYIVSFDKNTFRAHRGESNLFFSLAQWHDNKLSITIPPELELNVPTLVLIYDHNGNILWRQRHVPELESHIQKSWLSKPGFYELDTGTEISSAVLGDNPKAQDQLKKYDDTDASALTHSVSVNAYQATERLPALTIVVVDTIPQELQRSDMVWNWFSYVLLANLLLVVPLLWLAAYWSLRPIKALVSQISQLEKGEREQLDENPPRELLSLVRNLNILLTNERQRYTKYRTTLSDLTHSLKTPLAVLQTTLRSLRSGKQATIEEVEPIMLEQISRISQQIGYYLHRASMRSEHNVLAREIHSVPALLDSLCSALNKVYQRKGVVLTLDISPEVTFMGEKNDFMEVMGNVLENACKYCLEFVEITALHSEKQLTIVVDDDGPGIPESKREVIFQRGQRVDTLRPGQGLGLSVAAEIIEQYQGRISVTDSPLGGAKMLVTFGRQQDQHHDE
- the phoP gene encoding two-component system response regulator PhoP, producing MRVLVVEDNALLRHHLSVQMREMGHQVDAAEDAKEADYFLQEHAPDIAIIDLGLPGEDGLSLXRRWRSHQTKLPILVLTARESWQDKVAVLEAGADDYVTKPFHLEEVIARMQALMRRNSGLASQIIEFPPFLIDLSRRELCVNQQQIKLTAFEYTIIETLIRNAGKVVSKDTLMLQLYPDAELRESHTIDVLMGRLRKKLQAEHEKEVITTIRGQGYRFDAN